A part of Myxococcus landrumus genomic DNA contains:
- a CDS encoding peptide ABC transporter substrate-binding protein — MPTTLDWSHSDPDSWANYPVMLATQRGLTVLGADHSVRPGLAERWERSRDAQGREVYVFHLRQDVSWSDGAPLVARDFVVGWRRALRGRERGEMADLEGAAEALALQDRMASEADIVAALEKVGVEAVDSHTLRVTLAHPRSYFLARVANVYIFYPAPSADLEGRSVEEVRDYFDRPRDGRPLALGPYRVESWDRAGERVRLVYNPRSAFPPPLAEGESPVPVITLMKSEIGPALYERGRVDFVFVDSAAALRVKRPEDLQREPLLSTYYLAFNTERAPLDRPEVRRALSRALDREALVSGLLPAARPSHVLLPPELPGAASSEEAARLPHFEPERAKTELAGVPGMERPLRLVYRSGDNFVPEVAIAERIVAQLARVGVQVVLEARSDFSAEIARRTAQGPRAYDLYLRRLGGDYAHPNTFFTLFERSGNHQTGWETQGGGEPMGRFEQLLEAADGEADEAKARSLYTLAQEVLVGEQAVIAPVYHPDRYFRARDTLRGLDVDPFNFLALRTLRLSAPVLDAKRAEGAP; from the coding sequence ATGCCCACCACGCTGGACTGGAGCCACTCGGACCCGGACAGCTGGGCCAACTATCCGGTGATGCTGGCGACCCAGCGAGGGCTCACGGTGCTGGGCGCGGACCACTCGGTGCGGCCGGGACTCGCGGAGCGGTGGGAGCGGTCTCGCGATGCGCAGGGGCGCGAGGTCTACGTCTTCCACCTGCGCCAGGATGTGAGCTGGTCGGATGGGGCGCCGCTGGTGGCGCGCGACTTCGTCGTGGGATGGCGGCGCGCGCTGCGTGGCCGCGAGCGAGGGGAGATGGCGGACCTGGAGGGCGCGGCGGAGGCGCTCGCGCTCCAGGACCGGATGGCTTCCGAGGCCGACATCGTCGCGGCGCTGGAGAAGGTGGGAGTCGAGGCCGTGGACTCGCACACGTTGCGGGTGACGCTGGCGCATCCGCGCAGCTACTTCCTGGCCCGCGTGGCGAATGTGTACATCTTCTACCCCGCGCCCTCGGCGGACCTGGAGGGGCGCTCGGTGGAGGAGGTCCGGGACTACTTCGACCGGCCTCGCGATGGACGACCGTTGGCGCTGGGGCCGTATCGCGTGGAGAGCTGGGACCGCGCGGGGGAACGGGTGCGGCTGGTCTACAACCCGCGCTCGGCGTTTCCTCCGCCTCTGGCCGAGGGCGAGTCGCCCGTGCCCGTCATCACCTTGATGAAGTCGGAGATTGGTCCGGCGCTGTATGAGCGGGGGCGGGTGGACTTCGTCTTCGTGGACAGCGCCGCGGCGCTTCGGGTGAAGCGGCCGGAGGACCTGCAGCGCGAGCCGCTCCTGTCCACGTACTACCTGGCCTTCAACACGGAGCGGGCGCCGCTGGACAGGCCCGAGGTTCGCCGTGCGCTGTCTCGGGCGTTGGACCGGGAGGCGCTGGTGTCGGGGTTGTTGCCGGCGGCTCGGCCTTCACATGTCCTGCTCCCACCGGAGCTGCCCGGGGCTGCTTCGTCGGAGGAGGCGGCGCGGCTGCCGCACTTCGAGCCGGAGCGCGCGAAGACGGAGCTAGCGGGAGTGCCGGGGATGGAGCGGCCGCTGCGGCTCGTGTATCGCAGTGGCGACAACTTCGTGCCCGAGGTGGCCATCGCGGAGCGCATCGTGGCGCAGCTCGCGCGGGTGGGCGTGCAGGTGGTGTTGGAGGCTCGCTCGGACTTCTCGGCGGAGATTGCGCGGCGGACGGCGCAGGGGCCTCGGGCGTACGACTTGTACCTGCGGCGACTGGGCGGGGACTACGCGCATCCGAACACGTTCTTCACGCTCTTCGAGCGCTCGGGCAATCACCAGACAGGATGGGAGACGCAGGGCGGTGGTGAGCCCATGGGGCGCTTCGAGCAGCTCCTGGAGGCGGCGGATGGGGAGGCGGATGAGGCGAAGGCGCGCTCGCTGTACACGCTGGCCCAGGAGGTGCTGGTCGGGGAGCAGGCGGTGATTGCGCCGGTGTACCACCCGGACCGCTACTTCCGGGCTCGCGACACGCTGCGCGGCTTGGATGTGGACCCGTTCAACTTCCTCGCGCTGCGCACGCTGCGACTGTCGGCTCCCGTCCTCGATGCGAAGCGGGCCGAGGGCGCGCCGTGA